A single Actinomadura algeriensis DNA region contains:
- a CDS encoding MFS transporter translates to MTTITAPPAVPVSKIAIGALGMLAIACGALESVVTPTLPLLQRELDMTPAEGALLSIVLLITGALITPVAGKFGDRYGGRRVLVRLMAVVSAGGLVSALAPNLPVLLLGQVLQGAMVGALPLSFIVVRKHLPEERAKVAIGVVSGLFVGGTMAGTLAAGPVAEGLSRHWMFALPTIAVIASGLLVSRLMPDDPPGRPDDAGIDWPGLLLLGGALVTLMLTLAVAPDIAAQPLALAALVLLLAAFVAGWAAVERRVSAPVIDLHMLARPAVWKSCVLTFVICVGTAVAVYLVPQMLAVPTDAYGFGASATRIGFFLLPGAVMASLAGPLGGLGTRYFGSRAVVTSGAVLMAVSLLGLAAVHTEVWHIVVGKALIALANGLCVTAMVTGTATSVEQSDTGIATSLVLVSRVVGFAVGAQLGGALLTAQTPSGSDVPAESAFVTGFVIAGAVTALSLLVTRTMSEGTKK, encoded by the coding sequence ATGACCACGATCACGGCTCCCCCGGCCGTCCCCGTCAGCAAGATCGCCATCGGGGCGCTCGGCATGCTGGCGATCGCCTGCGGCGCCTTGGAGTCGGTGGTGACACCGACGCTCCCGCTCCTGCAACGCGAGCTGGACATGACTCCGGCCGAAGGGGCGCTGCTCAGCATCGTGCTCCTCATCACGGGCGCGCTCATCACCCCGGTGGCCGGCAAGTTCGGTGACCGCTACGGCGGCAGGCGGGTCCTCGTCCGGTTGATGGCGGTGGTCTCGGCCGGCGGCCTGGTGTCCGCTCTCGCCCCGAACCTGCCGGTGCTGCTGCTCGGCCAGGTACTGCAGGGAGCGATGGTGGGCGCGCTGCCCCTGTCGTTCATCGTGGTGCGCAAGCACCTCCCCGAAGAACGGGCGAAGGTCGCCATCGGGGTGGTCAGCGGGCTGTTCGTCGGGGGCACGATGGCGGGGACCCTGGCGGCCGGGCCCGTGGCGGAAGGGCTGTCGCGGCACTGGATGTTCGCGCTGCCGACCATCGCGGTCATCGCGTCCGGGCTGCTGGTGAGCAGGCTGATGCCGGACGATCCGCCCGGACGACCCGACGACGCCGGGATCGACTGGCCCGGCCTGCTCCTGCTGGGCGGGGCGCTGGTCACGCTCATGCTCACGCTCGCGGTGGCGCCCGACATCGCCGCGCAGCCGCTCGCGCTCGCCGCCTTGGTCCTGCTGCTGGCCGCCTTCGTGGCGGGATGGGCAGCCGTCGAGCGCCGCGTGTCCGCGCCGGTGATCGATCTGCACATGCTCGCACGTCCCGCGGTGTGGAAGTCGTGCGTGCTGACGTTCGTGATCTGCGTCGGCACGGCGGTCGCGGTCTATCTCGTCCCGCAGATGCTGGCGGTGCCCACCGACGCGTACGGATTCGGCGCCAGTGCCACCCGGATCGGCTTCTTCCTGCTGCCCGGCGCCGTCATGGCGTCGCTGGCCGGTCCGCTGGGCGGGCTCGGGACGCGGTACTTCGGCTCGCGCGCCGTGGTCACGTCCGGAGCCGTGCTGATGGCCGTCTCGCTGCTCGGCCTGGCGGCCGTCCACACCGAGGTATGGCACATCGTCGTCGGCAAGGCGCTGATCGCGCTCGCCAACGGCCTGTGCGTCACCGCGATGGTGACCGGCACCGCCACGTCCGTGGAGCAGAGCGACACCGGCATCGCCACCAGCCTGGTCCTGGTGAGCCGCGTGGTCGGCTTCGCCGTGGGCGCGCAGCTCGGCGGCGCGCTCCTCACCGCCCAGACCCCTTCGGGATCGGACGTCCCGGCCGAATCGGCCTTCGTCACCGGCTTCGTCATCGCCGGCGCCGTCACGGCGCTGTCGCTTCTCGTCACCCGCACCATGAGCGAAGGAACCAAGAAATGA
- a CDS encoding response regulator, which yields MTRVIIVDDQAMVRAGFAALLAAQSDIEVVGEAPDGAQGVELSRRTRPDVVLMDVRMPEMDGLEGARRLLTPSPGVAHLPRVLMLTTFDVDDYVYEALRAGASGFLLKDAPPADLIAAVRVVAAGDALLAPSVTRRLIADFARRRPPAKGRPALRLKALTERETEVLTLVARGMSNSEIAETLVLAEQTVKTHVSRVLTKIGLRDRAQAVVFAYESGLVTAGE from the coding sequence ATGACGCGCGTCATCATCGTCGACGACCAGGCCATGGTGCGGGCCGGCTTCGCCGCGCTGCTGGCCGCCCAGAGCGACATCGAGGTGGTGGGCGAGGCCCCCGACGGGGCGCAGGGCGTCGAACTGAGCCGGCGCACCCGTCCCGACGTCGTGCTGATGGACGTCCGCATGCCCGAGATGGACGGGCTCGAGGGCGCGCGCCGCCTCCTCACGCCCTCGCCGGGCGTGGCGCACCTTCCGCGCGTGCTGATGCTCACGACGTTCGACGTGGACGACTACGTCTACGAGGCGCTGCGCGCGGGCGCGAGCGGCTTCCTGCTGAAGGACGCGCCGCCCGCCGACCTCATCGCGGCGGTGCGCGTCGTCGCCGCGGGCGACGCGCTGCTCGCCCCCTCCGTGACACGCCGCCTGATCGCGGACTTCGCCCGGCGGCGTCCCCCCGCCAAGGGCAGGCCCGCGCTGCGGCTGAAAGCCCTGACGGAACGCGAGACCGAGGTCCTCACCCTGGTGGCCCGCGGCATGTCCAACTCGGAGATCGCGGAGACGCTGGTGCTGGCCGAGCAGACCGTGAAGACGCACGTGAGCCGCGTCCTCACCAAGATCGGCCTGCGCGACCGCGCCCAGGCGGTGGTCTTCGCGTACGAGTCGGGGCTGGTGACCGCGGGCGAGTAG
- a CDS encoding TetR/AcrR family transcriptional regulator: MPTTKTLRVGSAQKRAAILAAARDMFLADGFDRSSVDAVAARAKVSKRTVYDYFGDKRTLLKAVVDDIGQSLVTTVRRTLDDTLTDRTQAADLEDALVTFSMRIATDMLGSAEYATLQRLVRTESGHLPRRGYSSMANTPDEKLAERLAAFAEAGLLDVPDPRLAADQFIALTFGVALDRFGSANAAEDTRVQPLVVEGVRTFLRAYRTT; the protein is encoded by the coding sequence ATGCCGACCACGAAGACCCTGCGTGTGGGGTCCGCGCAGAAGCGGGCCGCCATCCTCGCGGCGGCCCGGGACATGTTCCTCGCCGACGGTTTCGACCGCTCCAGCGTCGACGCGGTCGCCGCCCGGGCCAAGGTGTCCAAACGGACGGTCTACGACTACTTCGGCGACAAGCGCACGCTGCTCAAGGCGGTCGTCGACGACATCGGCCAGTCGCTCGTCACGACCGTCCGGCGCACCCTGGACGACACCCTCACCGACCGCACCCAGGCGGCCGACCTCGAGGACGCCCTGGTGACGTTCTCGATGCGCATCGCCACCGACATGCTCGGCTCGGCCGAGTACGCGACACTGCAACGGCTGGTCCGGACGGAGTCCGGCCATCTCCCGCGCCGCGGCTACAGCTCCATGGCCAACACCCCCGACGAGAAGCTCGCCGAGCGGCTCGCCGCCTTCGCCGAGGCCGGGCTGCTCGACGTCCCCGACCCCCGGCTCGCCGCCGACCAGTTCATCGCGCTGACGTTCGGCGTCGCGCTGGACCGGTTCGGTTCCGCGAACGCCGCGGAGGACACCCGCGTCCAGCCCCTCGTCGTCGAGGGCGTCCGCACCTTCCTCCGCGCCTACCGAACCACGTAG
- a CDS encoding NUDIX domain-containing protein produces the protein MALLKNERDEWELPGGRLEPSDATPEAAVEREILTPNLEPTVSHEHKQLGLFTAEQVPGLSMPSGYQRSIAAWFART, from the coding sequence GTGGCCTTGCTGAAAAACGAACGCGACGAATGGGAACTGCCCGGCGGCCGCCTGGAACCCTCCGACGCCACCCCCGAGGCCGCCGTCGAACGAGAGATCCTGACCCCCAACCTCGAACCGACGGTGAGCCACGAGCACAAGCAACTCGGACTTTTCACCGCCGAACAGGTACCGGGGCTCAGTATGCCCAGCGGCTACCAGCGTTCCATAGCCGCCTGGTTCGCACGGACCTGA
- a CDS encoding phytanoyl-CoA dioxygenase family protein yields MSRETDIGPDGRLPDDLVSRYRENGFVRVRGVLGPEQVERFGAAVEAYLESHREESLEKGGAFSQLVNVWQRDEALRALTFDRRLGRIAEQLAGFPVRLWHDQLLVKEPHSNTATEYHQDRPYWPHAGDRLPLSAWIALVDVPPERGCMTFLPGTQTRSGLRAQDLHAEDDLFTVDPALRWIPRVTVPLRAGDCTFHSGYTGHMALPNSTELARLAHVVIYMDEETTFSGAPHPVTDSLDLAEGARLDGDAFPRPWA; encoded by the coding sequence ATGAGCAGAGAGACAGACATCGGTCCGGATGGACGTCTGCCGGACGACCTCGTCAGCCGCTACCGGGAGAACGGTTTCGTACGAGTCCGCGGGGTGCTCGGCCCCGAGCAGGTCGAGCGCTTCGGCGCCGCCGTGGAGGCGTACCTCGAAAGCCATCGTGAGGAGAGCCTCGAGAAGGGCGGCGCTTTCAGCCAGCTGGTCAACGTCTGGCAGCGCGACGAGGCTCTGCGGGCTCTGACGTTCGACCGGCGGCTCGGCCGGATCGCCGAGCAGCTGGCCGGGTTCCCGGTGCGGCTGTGGCATGACCAGTTGCTGGTGAAGGAGCCGCACAGCAACACCGCCACCGAGTACCACCAGGACCGGCCCTACTGGCCGCACGCCGGCGACCGGCTCCCGCTCTCGGCGTGGATCGCGCTGGTCGACGTGCCACCCGAACGGGGATGCATGACGTTCTTGCCCGGCACCCAAACCCGCAGCGGCCTGCGCGCGCAAGACCTCCATGCTGAGGACGACCTGTTCACGGTGGATCCGGCGCTGCGGTGGATCCCGCGCGTGACCGTCCCGCTCCGCGCCGGGGACTGCACCTTCCACAGCGGCTACACCGGCCACATGGCCCTGCCGAACTCGACCGAGCTGGCGAGGCTCGCGCACGTCGTCATCTACATGGACGAGGAAACCACCTTCAGCGGCGCCCCGCACCCCGTGACCGACTCCCTTGACCTCGCCGAAGGAGCCCGCCTGGACGGCGACGCCTTCCCGCGACCGTGGGCCTGA
- a CDS encoding ABC transporter ATP-binding protein, protein MKLRSGRRRTADARPDAPDAGPGLAVELRDVRRSYGRGGGAVHALAGIDLALPRGTFTAVMGPSGSGKSTFLQCAAGLDRPTGGSVRLGGTEITGLNENELTVLRRSRLGFVFQAFNLLPSLTVEENVLLPMRLAGRRRDHRRAAEVLARVGLADKARRRPAELSGGQQQRVAVARALITSPDVIFADEPTGALDTGTAAEVLGLLRDAVDRLGATVVMVTHDPAAAAWADSVLFLADGAFADRLERGSAQRIAARMTALPARTAHAGAMAGTAA, encoded by the coding sequence ATGAAGCTACGCAGTGGCAGGCGGCGCACGGCGGACGCGCGACCGGACGCCCCGGACGCCGGCCCCGGGCTCGCCGTCGAACTGCGCGACGTCCGGCGGAGCTACGGCCGCGGCGGCGGCGCCGTGCACGCCCTCGCTGGCATCGACCTCGCCCTTCCCCGCGGCACGTTCACCGCGGTGATGGGCCCGTCGGGGTCGGGCAAGTCCACCTTCCTGCAGTGCGCCGCCGGGCTCGACCGGCCCACCGGCGGATCCGTCCGCCTCGGCGGCACCGAGATCACCGGCCTGAACGAGAACGAGCTCACCGTGCTGCGCCGCAGCCGCCTCGGCTTCGTCTTCCAGGCGTTCAACCTGCTGCCGTCGCTGACCGTGGAGGAGAACGTGCTGCTGCCCATGCGGCTCGCCGGCCGCCGCCGGGACCACCGCCGCGCCGCCGAGGTGCTCGCCCGGGTCGGCCTCGCCGACAAGGCGCGGCGCCGGCCCGCCGAGCTGTCCGGCGGCCAGCAGCAGCGCGTCGCGGTCGCCCGCGCCCTGATCACGTCGCCGGACGTGATCTTCGCCGACGAGCCGACGGGCGCCCTCGACACCGGCACGGCGGCCGAGGTGCTCGGCCTGCTGCGGGACGCCGTCGACCGGCTGGGCGCCACCGTCGTCATGGTCACCCATGACCCGGCGGCGGCCGCCTGGGCGGACAGCGTGCTCTTCCTCGCCGACGGTGCGTTCGCCGACCGGCTGGAGCGCGGCTCGGCGCAGCGGATCGCGGCGCGAATGACCGCGCTCCCGGCCCGTACCGCCCACGCGGGCGCGATGGCGGGGACGGCGGCATGA
- a CDS encoding ABC transporter permease family protein, with the protein MIDGAGHLRAFTKVVFPLLRPITGTVLILNALFVWNDFFTPLLYPGGSARKTVPVRIFALVGQYVSDYGLVFPDWSWDGPTTARSASTARSRLT; encoded by the coding sequence ATGATCGACGGCGCGGGCCACCTGCGGGCCTTCACCAAGGTGGTCTTCCCGCTCCTGCGGCCGATCACCGGCACCGTGCTCATTCTGAACGCGCTGTTCGTCTGGAACGACTTCTTCACCCCGCTGCTGTATCCGGGCGGCTCGGCGCGCAAGACGGTGCCGGTGCGGATCTTCGCCTTGGTGGGGCAGTACGTGTCGGACTACGGTCTCGTGTTCCCGGACTGGTCCTGGGACGGCCCGACGACAGCGAGATCCGCGTCTACGGCACGCTCGCGCCTCACCTGA
- a CDS encoding MerR family transcriptional regulator, translating into MHSSFMPPRQVKIGDAAAFAGTTPRAIRHYHEIGLLPEPERGGDDRRRYGYEDMIRLLWIRKTADAGIALDDIRDAFTTGTDSASADSGDGIAGILERLEETLAEQEAELRRQRTAVQRMRTEGSRLGLLSDFVTDRLKSLPEGSLRQADLDSLLVTERVFGPLGAAVQTTRFVALATHPTLREDSDRIDDAEEALDDSVAVDDPRVAQVAAERHAFECALQAVIEESGLGKDDDALFDAWNTLHPATADDGEDEADLGSARREAGSMSVLEAIGKMPYDFSPARLRCMELAEELSAQEPPAT; encoded by the coding sequence ATGCATTCGTCCTTCATGCCGCCGCGACAGGTCAAGATCGGTGACGCGGCGGCCTTCGCCGGCACCACGCCGCGGGCGATTCGCCACTACCACGAGATCGGCCTGCTCCCCGAGCCTGAGCGGGGCGGCGATGACCGCCGCCGCTACGGGTACGAGGACATGATCCGACTGCTGTGGATTCGCAAGACGGCCGACGCCGGGATCGCCCTGGACGACATCCGTGACGCCTTCACCACCGGCACGGATTCCGCCAGTGCGGACAGCGGAGACGGTATCGCGGGCATCCTGGAGCGGTTGGAGGAAACCCTCGCCGAGCAGGAGGCGGAATTGCGGCGGCAGCGGACCGCTGTGCAGCGGATGCGCACCGAAGGCAGCCGGCTGGGCCTGCTCTCCGACTTCGTCACCGACCGTCTCAAAAGCCTGCCCGAGGGCTCCCTGCGTCAGGCGGACCTGGACAGTCTGCTGGTCACTGAGCGGGTCTTCGGCCCGCTCGGCGCGGCCGTCCAGACCACCCGCTTCGTCGCCCTGGCCACGCATCCCACTCTGCGGGAGGACTCCGACCGCATCGATGACGCCGAGGAGGCACTCGATGACAGCGTCGCCGTCGATGATCCGCGGGTGGCTCAGGTGGCCGCCGAGCGGCACGCATTCGAATGCGCCCTGCAGGCCGTCATCGAGGAGTCCGGCCTAGGGAAGGACGACGATGCCCTCTTCGACGCATGGAACACTTTGCACCCTGCTACCGCCGATGACGGCGAGGACGAGGCCGACCTCGGCTCTGCCAGGCGGGAGGCTGGCTCCATGAGCGTGTTGGAAGCCATCGGCAAAATGCCCTACGACTTCTCCCCAGCCCGCCTGCGCTGTATGGAACTGGCCGAAGAACTATCCGCCCAAGAGCCACCCGCCACCTAA
- a CDS encoding FtsX-like permease family protein, with product MRWRPNGLARAAVRFRPASFAGTFVALVMSALIVSACGILLETGLRASVPAERYAQAPVVAAADQYKYVVTGGGEDREREAVPLPDTARVDAALAAKAARVPGARAAVPDFTFPVLAGSAPLTAHGWGSHAFTGSALTRGAAPSPGEVVLDAGTARAAKTSVGGAIALDTAAGRRTFRVAGIAEAAAADTGAAGGTAWFADAQAPALAGRPGKADAIAVLAEDGTDPGALAGSVEKALAGTGVQVHTGDDRGAVEDPGLAYAKHTLFGIGGPFGGIAAIVAVFTAAGTVALSVGQRAREFALLRAIGATPRQVRRAVAAEALLVAPLAGLLGTLPGIGLAHWWFGQLQDRGAIPEAVRVHVSGLPLLAAVGAGLLTALGAGRIAGRRPAKTKPGQALTEASVERVRPGTVRTVLGVAALVGGAALVGVAAGSAGDGAAGAALGVVMCFMLAVGLLGPLVARLCVGLFGLPLRGAGPAAWLAGANSRANARRLASAITPIALAMAFASTLVFMNTSERHVADGQRRAGITATHVVTAPAGLPVDAAERAARMPGVEAAVGVLNTLVLVPTGSGEFKALQGAAAQGVGSGARLAKVQDLDVLEGGLDRVGAGRIAIDKTLAGTAKVGVGDRMPLFLPDGTEVRPEVVAVYGRGLGLATVTMDRASLAGHTTSGFDGMLLVRGGSRQPLAALGEVTDASGFATERSLDAETGAWMNTTMAALLGGFAAIAAVNTLVMTVLDRRRELGALRLVGSTRRQVLRMLGWEGLLVSAAGVLLGSAIAAATLVPMMRGMTGEAPYVPPLVYGSFAAAAGALTLLAVTLPARGALRRRT from the coding sequence ATGAGGTGGCGACCCAACGGACTGGCCCGCGCCGCCGTCCGATTCAGGCCCGCGTCGTTCGCGGGGACGTTCGTCGCGCTGGTGATGTCCGCGCTGATCGTCTCGGCCTGCGGCATCCTGCTCGAGACCGGTCTGCGCGCGTCGGTCCCGGCGGAGCGGTACGCGCAGGCGCCGGTCGTCGCCGCGGCCGACCAGTACAAGTACGTCGTGACGGGCGGCGGCGAGGACCGCGAGCGGGAGGCGGTGCCGCTGCCGGACACGGCACGCGTGGACGCCGCGCTGGCGGCGAAGGCCGCCCGGGTGCCGGGGGCGCGGGCGGCGGTGCCGGACTTCACGTTCCCGGTCCTGGCCGGGAGCGCCCCGCTCACCGCGCACGGATGGGGCTCGCACGCCTTCACCGGCTCCGCGCTGACCCGGGGCGCCGCGCCGTCCCCCGGCGAGGTCGTGCTCGACGCCGGGACGGCCCGCGCCGCGAAGACGTCCGTCGGCGGGGCCATCGCGCTCGACACCGCTGCCGGGCGGCGTACCTTCCGCGTCGCCGGCATCGCCGAGGCCGCGGCGGCGGACACCGGCGCGGCAGGCGGCACCGCCTGGTTCGCCGACGCCCAGGCGCCCGCGCTCGCGGGCCGCCCCGGCAAGGCGGACGCCATCGCCGTGCTGGCCGAGGACGGCACGGACCCGGGCGCCCTCGCCGGTTCCGTCGAGAAGGCCCTCGCCGGCACCGGCGTCCAAGTGCACACCGGCGACGACCGCGGCGCCGTCGAGGACCCGGGCCTCGCCTACGCGAAGCACACCCTGTTCGGCATCGGCGGCCCGTTCGGCGGCATCGCCGCCATCGTCGCCGTCTTCACCGCGGCCGGCACCGTGGCGCTGTCGGTCGGGCAGCGGGCCCGCGAATTCGCGCTGCTGCGCGCCATCGGCGCCACCCCGCGGCAGGTCCGCCGCGCGGTCGCCGCCGAGGCGCTGCTCGTCGCGCCGCTCGCCGGGCTCCTCGGCACCCTGCCCGGCATCGGACTCGCCCACTGGTGGTTCGGACAGCTGCAGGACCGCGGCGCGATCCCCGAGGCCGTACGGGTGCACGTCTCCGGCCTCCCCCTCCTCGCCGCCGTCGGCGCGGGGCTGCTGACCGCGCTCGGCGCCGGCCGGATCGCCGGGCGCAGGCCCGCGAAGACCAAGCCGGGCCAGGCGCTCACCGAGGCGTCCGTCGAGCGGGTGCGGCCCGGCACCGTCCGGACCGTCCTGGGCGTGGCGGCCCTGGTCGGCGGTGCGGCGCTCGTCGGCGTCGCCGCGGGCTCGGCCGGTGACGGCGCCGCCGGTGCCGCCCTCGGCGTCGTCATGTGCTTCATGCTCGCCGTCGGGCTGCTCGGCCCGCTGGTGGCGCGGCTGTGCGTGGGCCTGTTCGGCCTGCCGCTGCGCGGTGCGGGGCCCGCCGCTTGGCTCGCGGGCGCCAACTCCCGTGCCAACGCCCGCCGCCTCGCCTCCGCGATCACCCCGATCGCGCTCGCCATGGCCTTCGCCTCGACGCTCGTCTTCATGAACACGAGCGAGCGCCACGTCGCCGACGGGCAACGGCGCGCGGGCATCACCGCGACCCACGTGGTCACCGCTCCCGCCGGGCTCCCGGTGGACGCGGCGGAGCGGGCCGCCCGCATGCCCGGCGTGGAGGCGGCCGTCGGCGTGCTCAACACGCTGGTGCTGGTGCCGACCGGTTCCGGCGAGTTCAAGGCGCTGCAGGGCGCCGCGGCGCAGGGCGTCGGTTCCGGCGCCCGGCTGGCGAAGGTGCAGGACCTGGACGTGCTGGAGGGCGGCCTCGACCGGGTGGGCGCGGGCCGTATCGCCATCGACAAGACGCTGGCGGGCACGGCGAAGGTCGGCGTCGGCGACCGGATGCCGCTCTTCCTCCCGGACGGCACCGAGGTCCGGCCCGAGGTCGTCGCGGTCTACGGCCGCGGGCTCGGCCTGGCCACGGTGACGATGGACCGGGCGTCGCTGGCCGGGCACACCACCTCCGGCTTCGACGGCATGCTGCTCGTACGTGGCGGCTCGCGGCAGCCGCTCGCCGCCCTGGGCGAGGTCACCGACGCCTCCGGGTTCGCCACCGAGCGGAGTCTGGACGCCGAGACCGGCGCCTGGATGAACACCACCATGGCCGCGCTTCTCGGTGGCTTCGCCGCCATCGCCGCCGTCAACACCCTGGTGATGACGGTCCTCGACCGCCGCCGCGAGCTGGGCGCACTGCGCCTCGTCGGCTCCACCCGGCGGCAGGTCCTGCGGATGCTCGGCTGGGAGGGGCTGCTGGTGTCGGCCGCGGGGGTGCTCCTCGGCTCCGCGATCGCCGCGGCCACGCTGGTCCCGATGATGAGGGGCATGACCGGCGAGGCACCGTACGTCCCGCCGCTGGTGTACGGGTCCTTCGCGGCCGCCGCCGGCGCGCTGACGCTCCTCGCGGTCACGCTACCCGCGCGGGGAGCGCTACGCCGCCGAACCTAG
- a CDS encoding helix-turn-helix domain-containing protein: MSTVLHEQGLFAGGPIWGGLRRLSSDVEVHAHDFVEIAVIGTGRGTHMTARGEHGLRHGQAIVLRPGAWHGFSDCADLVVANCCLSAQALRSELGGVLQVPALRRLLWNEPVGAGSRGVAVTDLGPDAADEAIDQIGLLEADLTGARPRAGRRLGRLVTVLGILADASAPDAAAPEPHPAVAAAIARMEAAPADAWRLDDLAHAVSLDPDYLRRLFVRHVGVSPLNYLARIRAERAVALLANSDLPAARVGAAVGWDNPTYFARRFRELVGLTPTAYRARTKPPGDADRHRR; encoded by the coding sequence ATGTCGACGGTGTTACACGAGCAGGGGCTGTTCGCGGGCGGGCCGATCTGGGGCGGCCTGCGCCGGCTCTCCTCGGACGTCGAAGTGCATGCGCACGACTTCGTCGAGATCGCCGTCATCGGGACCGGCCGGGGGACGCACATGACCGCCCGAGGCGAGCATGGGCTGCGCCATGGTCAGGCCATCGTGCTCCGGCCTGGCGCGTGGCACGGTTTCTCGGACTGCGCTGATCTCGTCGTCGCCAACTGCTGCCTGTCGGCGCAGGCGCTGCGTTCCGAGCTGGGAGGCGTGCTCCAGGTCCCGGCGCTGCGTCGCCTGCTGTGGAACGAGCCCGTCGGCGCCGGCTCCAGGGGCGTGGCGGTCACCGACCTCGGGCCGGACGCCGCCGACGAGGCCATCGACCAGATCGGGCTGCTCGAAGCGGATCTGACCGGCGCACGACCGCGCGCAGGCCGGCGGCTGGGCAGGCTCGTCACCGTGCTCGGCATCCTGGCCGACGCGAGCGCCCCCGACGCCGCCGCACCCGAACCGCACCCGGCGGTCGCCGCCGCGATCGCCCGGATGGAGGCGGCGCCCGCCGACGCCTGGAGGCTGGACGACCTCGCGCACGCCGTCAGCCTCGATCCCGACTACCTGCGACGGCTGTTCGTCCGGCATGTGGGGGTGTCCCCGCTGAACTACCTGGCCCGGATACGAGCCGAACGAGCCGTCGCCCTGCTCGCCAACTCCGATCTCCCCGCCGCGCGCGTCGGTGCGGCCGTGGGGTGGGACAATCCGACCTATTTCGCGCGACGTTTCCGTGAGCTCGTCGGGCTGACCCCGACCGCATACCGGGCGCGGACCAAGCCGCCCGGAGACGCGGACCGCCATCGACGATGA
- a CDS encoding sensor histidine kinase gives MTPVEKPRALLAQAPRRWVRLLPWAVAFVLFLALLPTTITVLSADYGLHGAVAGALAVAQSAPLLLAVVRPLRAWCVVFAADVAGALALLTVDFEDRLLWPFPPMEIVGYIGLCLALGLRESRRTLLGVWLATAGASVALGFVAPHGTGARDTLLTILGGVALVLGAALRERYEARRRLAEQETISEAERGRRTLLEERARIARELHDVVAHHMSVITVQADTSVYRLDGLPPDAREEFTSIAATARESLGEMRRLLGVLRNEETHGELAPQPDLTRIGQIVEATVRAGVPVEFASCDPDVPEAVGLSAYRIVQEALANVVRHAPGAATRVAVAEDGGRLAVLVVNGPPPAPSAAPLEERGTGHGLVGMRERVRLVGGTLEAGPLPDGGFRVAAHLPLDERDPA, from the coding sequence ATGACGCCAGTGGAAAAGCCGCGCGCACTGCTCGCGCAGGCTCCGCGGCGGTGGGTGCGACTGCTTCCTTGGGCCGTGGCGTTCGTGCTGTTCCTCGCCCTGCTGCCCACGACGATCACGGTGCTCAGCGCCGACTACGGGTTGCACGGCGCCGTCGCCGGCGCGCTGGCCGTCGCGCAGTCGGCGCCGCTGCTGCTCGCCGTCGTCCGGCCGCTGCGGGCCTGGTGCGTGGTCTTCGCCGCGGACGTCGCCGGGGCGCTCGCCCTGCTCACCGTCGACTTCGAGGATCGGCTCCTCTGGCCGTTCCCGCCCATGGAGATCGTCGGGTACATCGGCCTCTGCCTCGCCCTCGGTTTGCGCGAGTCGCGCCGGACGCTGCTGGGGGTGTGGCTGGCGACGGCGGGCGCGAGTGTCGCCCTCGGGTTCGTCGCGCCCCACGGCACGGGCGCCCGGGACACGCTGCTCACGATTCTCGGCGGCGTCGCCCTCGTGCTCGGCGCCGCGCTCCGCGAGCGGTACGAGGCGCGGCGCAGGCTCGCCGAGCAGGAGACGATCAGCGAGGCCGAGCGCGGCCGCCGGACGCTGCTGGAGGAACGCGCCCGCATCGCGCGCGAGCTGCACGACGTGGTGGCGCACCACATGTCCGTCATCACAGTGCAGGCGGACACCTCGGTGTACCGCCTCGACGGGCTGCCGCCGGACGCGCGGGAGGAGTTCACGTCCATCGCGGCGACCGCGCGCGAGTCGCTCGGCGAGATGCGGCGGCTCCTCGGCGTGCTGCGCAACGAGGAGACGCACGGCGAGCTCGCGCCCCAGCCCGACCTGACGCGGATCGGGCAGATCGTGGAGGCGACGGTGCGGGCGGGCGTGCCGGTCGAGTTCGCCTCCTGCGACCCCGACGTGCCCGAGGCGGTGGGACTCTCCGCGTACCGCATCGTCCAGGAGGCCCTCGCGAACGTCGTGCGGCACGCGCCGGGCGCCGCGACGCGGGTGGCGGTGGCGGAGGACGGGGGGCGGCTCGCCGTCCTCGTCGTCAACGGGCCCCCGCCCGCACCGTCCGCCGCGCCGCTGGAGGAGCGCGGCACCGGGCACGGCCTCGTCGGCATGCGGGAACGGGTCCGGCTCGTCGGCGGCACGCTCGAGGCGGGACCGCTGCCCGACGGCGGCTTCCGCGTGGCCGCCCATCTACCGCTGGACGAAAGGGACCCCGCATGA